Proteins co-encoded in one Synechococcus elongatus PCC 6301 genomic window:
- a CDS encoding CHRD domain-containing protein, translated as MLIPRLRLRSIAIALGTCLLLTGLHTTFPRPVRATVSQPTPLMETARSQSSSRPTLLADLQATLSQAESSPLAQANAGEMRQTYIAILTPREVVPTAPETPARAVVGAVLVGDRLVIRANFRDLSSAFRDYAKDPVSPPNPNITSGFHLHRGNANQNSPFQYALVVTLDPSGTSGSAAGELTLSPEQKQALADGLIYFDIHTTRNRGGELRGVLMPSS; from the coding sequence ATGCTGATCCCTAGACTCCGCCTACGGTCGATCGCGATCGCGCTAGGCACCTGTCTCTTGCTCACTGGTCTGCACACGACGTTCCCAAGGCCCGTGCGGGCAACAGTCTCCCAGCCAACGCCCTTGATGGAGACTGCGCGATCGCAATCCTCGAGCCGACCAACCTTGCTCGCAGACTTACAGGCTACCCTCAGCCAAGCAGAATCCAGCCCGCTTGCCCAAGCCAATGCTGGCGAGATGCGCCAAACCTACATTGCCATCCTGACGCCGCGCGAAGTTGTCCCCACAGCACCTGAAACACCAGCTAGAGCCGTGGTGGGTGCCGTATTAGTCGGCGATCGCTTGGTGATCCGCGCTAACTTCCGCGATCTTTCCAGTGCCTTTCGCGACTATGCGAAGGATCCCGTCAGCCCGCCCAACCCCAACATCACCTCGGGCTTCCACCTGCATCGGGGCAATGCCAATCAAAATAGCCCCTTTCAGTACGCTTTGGTCGTCACCCTAGACCCTTCAGGAACCAGCGGTTCCGCAGCGGGGGAACTGACGTTGTCGCCGGAACAGAAGCAAGCACTGGCAGATGGCCTGATCTACTTCGACATTCACACCACTCGCAACCGCGGCGGCGAACTGCGGGGCGTGTTGATGCCCAGCTCGTAG
- the minC gene encoding septum site-determining protein MinC: MSDVDASTPSAEEAIAPDIDSDSDAAVEPPAAEPAIAPPIQLEAEGDRWWLRLPSAPPVGQEANADGLTWLDLQQSLQQLLQGQENFWDAGAELHLFADSWLLDGRQLEWLSQQLARADLKLTRITTQRRQTAVAAVSLGLSIEQPITQADPWQRKTSTSPIAAPLYLKRTLRSGAEVRHNGSVIVVGDVNPGSSIVASGDILVWGNLRGIAHAGAAGNSDATIFALSLAATQLRIGDRLARLPSSQAAGYPETAQVIDGQIQIRRADPGGK; encoded by the coding sequence ATGAGTGACGTAGACGCTTCTACCCCCTCGGCAGAGGAGGCGATCGCACCTGACATCGACAGTGACAGCGATGCGGCAGTTGAGCCACCTGCTGCTGAACCCGCGATCGCACCGCCAATCCAGCTCGAAGCGGAGGGCGATCGCTGGTGGTTGAGGCTGCCAAGTGCACCCCCGGTTGGTCAAGAAGCCAATGCGGACGGCTTGACTTGGCTAGATTTGCAACAGTCGCTCCAACAATTGCTGCAAGGTCAGGAAAACTTCTGGGATGCGGGAGCTGAGCTCCACCTCTTTGCCGATAGTTGGCTACTGGATGGGCGTCAGTTGGAATGGCTAAGCCAGCAGCTAGCGCGGGCTGACCTGAAATTGACACGGATCACAACCCAGCGCCGGCAGACGGCAGTGGCAGCCGTGAGCCTTGGGCTCTCGATTGAACAGCCAATCACCCAGGCCGATCCTTGGCAGCGCAAGACCTCGACCAGCCCCATTGCCGCGCCGCTCTACCTCAAACGCACCCTGCGATCGGGAGCTGAGGTACGCCATAACGGCTCAGTGATTGTGGTGGGAGATGTCAACCCCGGCAGCAGCATTGTGGCCAGTGGCGACATTCTTGTTTGGGGTAACCTGCGGGGCATTGCCCATGCGGGGGCTGCCGGTAATTCAGACGCGACAATTTTTGCCCTGTCGCTGGCGGCCACCCAACTGCGGATTGGCGATCGTCTAGCCAGACTGCCCAGTAGCCAAGCAGCCGGCTATCCCGAAACGGCCCAAGTGATTGATGGTCAAATTCAGATTCGCCGCGCCGATCCTGGCGGGAAGTAG
- a CDS encoding transglycosylase domain-containing protein has product MSDRPQPAPTVLKRLTQLATQVQRRAKFDNLNLRDSDSVPQLTVCQGDRRQSYPLLGDYYRLGRGRDCDIPIDSPIVSKLHLSLGRSGKERGDFVLQDENSTNGVFWRGRRVDRLELQHGDRIYLGPPELTDRVELLCENAPPLWQDWLKRGVTITTAVVGAIAIGITLEASRVSVRSLGTVQGPIAAYAADGEPLQTLRSSSHVELPALSDFSPVLPKALLASEDSRFYWHLGIDPYGTARAILTNFRSGEVREGASTLTQQIARSLFSDYVGREDSIGRKVREAILALKLEFFYSKDELLRTYLNRVYLGVGYGFEDAAQIYFGKSARDLSTSEAALLVGLLPSPNGFSPCTNLAAAQRQKNGVIERMQSLGLISEEEARTARRSPVTIKPEACQTSSRVTAPYYYGAVVEELAQLVGDTVVEEGNFAVETSLNPAMQTAAEQSLQSLLAQTAGVKQGAIVTIDSRNGEIRALVGGVDYQASQFDRATQAYRQPGSTFKVFAYAAALEQGISAGRPYDCSPLVWQGQQFRGCERSSGSIDLARALAQSENAVALRVAREVGLDAVVQMARKFGIKADLQPVPGLVLGQSEVTLLEMTSAFAAIANEGRWNPPHAIRRIYDSSRCTTAEQRRSCTLTFDVQQQPRRDRVVISAATAATLTAMLQQAVSSGTGGAAAIGYGAAGKTGTTNDGVDLWFVGFVPSRHLVTGVWLGNDDNQPTGNSSSLAAQLWGDYMARILR; this is encoded by the coding sequence ATGAGCGATCGCCCGCAGCCGGCACCCACCGTCCTGAAACGCCTGACCCAATTGGCAACGCAGGTTCAGCGACGGGCCAAGTTTGATAATCTCAACCTGCGTGACTCTGACTCAGTTCCCCAATTGACGGTCTGTCAGGGAGACCGCCGGCAGTCTTATCCGCTGCTTGGGGACTATTACCGCCTGGGCCGAGGCCGTGACTGTGACATCCCGATTGATAGCCCGATCGTCAGCAAGCTTCACCTCAGCCTCGGTCGCTCGGGCAAAGAGCGCGGTGACTTTGTCCTGCAAGACGAAAACTCGACCAACGGCGTCTTTTGGCGGGGCCGCCGTGTCGATCGCTTGGAATTACAGCATGGCGATCGCATCTACCTGGGGCCACCAGAGCTGACCGATCGCGTTGAGCTGCTCTGTGAAAACGCTCCTCCTCTCTGGCAGGACTGGCTGAAACGAGGGGTGACTATCACTACAGCTGTGGTCGGAGCGATCGCGATCGGCATTACCCTCGAGGCCAGCCGAGTCTCCGTGCGATCGCTGGGGACGGTGCAAGGACCGATCGCTGCCTATGCCGCTGATGGCGAGCCCCTACAAACTCTGCGCAGTAGTAGCCACGTCGAATTACCGGCCCTCTCAGATTTTTCGCCCGTTCTCCCCAAAGCCCTGCTTGCCTCCGAAGACAGTCGCTTCTACTGGCATCTGGGTATCGATCCCTACGGCACGGCGCGTGCGATTCTGACTAACTTCCGCAGTGGCGAAGTTCGCGAAGGCGCCAGCACCCTCACCCAGCAGATTGCTCGCAGCCTATTTAGCGACTACGTCGGGCGTGAGGACTCGATTGGTCGCAAAGTCCGCGAAGCGATCCTGGCGCTGAAGCTGGAGTTTTTTTACAGCAAGGATGAGCTGCTGCGCACCTACCTCAACCGGGTTTACCTTGGGGTCGGCTATGGCTTTGAAGACGCTGCCCAGATTTACTTTGGCAAGTCTGCCCGTGATCTCTCGACCTCCGAAGCGGCGCTGTTGGTGGGACTCTTGCCCTCCCCCAATGGATTTAGCCCCTGCACCAACCTCGCTGCTGCCCAGCGCCAAAAAAATGGTGTGATTGAACGGATGCAGTCCCTCGGTTTGATCAGCGAAGAGGAGGCCCGCACGGCGCGGCGATCGCCGGTGACAATTAAGCCGGAGGCTTGCCAAACCAGCAGCCGAGTCACCGCCCCCTATTACTACGGCGCCGTGGTTGAGGAACTGGCTCAATTAGTGGGTGACACAGTCGTTGAAGAAGGCAACTTTGCCGTTGAGACCAGCCTCAATCCTGCGATGCAAACTGCGGCTGAACAATCTCTGCAGTCGCTCTTGGCACAAACAGCCGGTGTCAAACAAGGGGCGATCGTCACGATTGACAGTCGTAATGGCGAAATCCGAGCCCTCGTCGGTGGGGTCGATTACCAAGCGAGTCAGTTCGATCGCGCCACCCAGGCCTATCGTCAGCCGGGTTCGACCTTCAAAGTCTTTGCCTATGCAGCAGCCCTAGAACAAGGCATTTCGGCCGGACGACCCTACGATTGCTCGCCTCTTGTCTGGCAAGGTCAGCAATTTCGGGGCTGTGAACGCAGCAGTGGCAGCATTGACCTCGCCCGCGCCTTGGCTCAATCCGAAAATGCGGTGGCTCTGCGCGTCGCCCGCGAGGTGGGGCTGGATGCCGTTGTGCAGATGGCCCGCAAGTTTGGCATTAAAGCGGATCTACAACCCGTCCCCGGCCTGGTATTGGGGCAAAGTGAGGTGACATTGCTGGAAATGACCAGCGCCTTTGCTGCGATCGCCAACGAAGGGCGTTGGAACCCGCCCCATGCCATCCGCCGCATCTACGACAGCAGCCGTTGCACCACTGCGGAGCAACGTCGGAGTTGCACCCTTACCTTTGATGTCCAGCAGCAACCCCGCCGCGATCGCGTTGTGATTTCAGCCGCGACGGCTGCGACCCTAACGGCCATGCTGCAACAGGCGGTGAGTAGTGGGACTGGCGGAGCCGCTGCGATCGGCTATGGAGCAGCGGGCAAAACTGGTACGACGAATGATGGCGTTGATCTTTGGTTTGTGGGCTTTGTGCCCTCTCGCCACCTGGTCACTGGCGTTTGGCTCGGCAACGACGACAACCAGCCGACCGGTAACAGTAGCAGCTTGGCAGCCCAGCTTTGGGGCGACTACATGGCCCGAATACTGCGCTGA
- a CDS encoding RNA recognition motif domain-containing protein → MTIYVGNLSFRATEEDVREVFAEYGPVSRVSLPVDRETGRLRGFAFIEMEEDAHEDAAISELDGAEWFGRQLRVSKARPKDDRRPAARSGGYADN, encoded by the coding sequence GTGACGATTTACGTTGGTAATCTTTCCTTCCGCGCGACCGAGGAAGATGTTCGGGAAGTGTTCGCAGAGTATGGCCCCGTTAGTCGGGTTAGCCTGCCTGTCGATCGTGAAACAGGTCGCCTCCGTGGCTTCGCTTTCATTGAAATGGAAGAAGATGCTCACGAAGATGCTGCTATCAGCGAGCTCGATGGCGCTGAGTGGTTTGGTCGCCAGCTGCGCGTCAGCAAAGCGCGTCCCAAAGATGATCGTCGTCCTGCCGCACGTAGCGGTGGCTACGCCGACAACTAA
- a CDS encoding GAF domain-containing protein — translation MTLPLNPAENPLTQFRESLIALHSTDAALSLFLDTAIALTQADAGSIFQLRWDLRGPELICSLARNFSQPDIQLQGNPLPILRNSLAGYVATTGEVLNVPDVYQLPLGLPYHFQPRVDSATGYRTQSILVLPLKTARQDIIGIVELINRKCDRQARLTADNYGAAVIPFSPADQQVVEQLLRTLETQFLEQI, via the coding sequence ATGACGCTCCCTCTCAATCCCGCCGAAAACCCACTGACTCAGTTTCGGGAATCCCTGATCGCTCTACACAGCACGGATGCTGCCCTCAGCCTGTTTCTGGATACGGCGATCGCGTTGACCCAAGCGGATGCAGGCAGTATCTTCCAGCTGCGTTGGGACTTACGGGGACCCGAGCTGATCTGCAGTTTGGCCCGTAACTTCTCCCAGCCAGATATTCAACTCCAGGGCAATCCACTGCCGATCCTGCGCAATAGTTTGGCGGGCTACGTGGCGACTACTGGCGAAGTGCTGAATGTTCCCGATGTCTATCAGCTTCCCCTTGGGTTGCCCTATCACTTCCAGCCCCGTGTCGATAGCGCCACGGGTTATCGCACCCAGTCGATCTTGGTGCTGCCTCTCAAGACAGCTCGCCAAGACATCATCGGCATTGTGGAGCTGATCAACCGCAAGTGCGATCGCCAAGCGAGACTCACCGCAGACAACTACGGTGCTGCAGTCATTCCCTTTTCTCCAGCCGATCAGCAGGTGGTGGAACAACTGCTGCGAACCCTAGAGACTCAATTTCTGGAGCAAATCTAA
- a CDS encoding high light inducible protein produces the protein MRSGRTVDEFGRQNNFAIEPQVVVAEADASWGFHDRAEKLNGRLAMIGFVALILTEVALGQGLLPFLASGLS, from the coding sequence ATGCGTAGCGGACGGACAGTTGACGAATTCGGTCGTCAGAATAATTTCGCCATCGAACCTCAAGTGGTTGTTGCTGAAGCAGACGCATCCTGGGGCTTCCATGACCGCGCCGAGAAACTGAATGGTCGCCTGGCGATGATCGGCTTTGTGGCTTTGATCCTGACTGAAGTTGCTTTGGGTCAAGGCCTGCTGCCTTTCCTCGCGAGCGGCTTGAGCTAA
- the hisIE gene encoding bifunctional phosphoribosyl-AMP cyclohydrolase/phosphoribosyl-ATP diphosphatase HisIE, with translation MAPLSLSLPLDQLRFDERGLLPAIAQDYLDGTVLMLAWMNREALEKTLETGEVWYWSRSRQELWHKGATSGHFQKLQAIRYDCDSDALLLTIEQIGDIACHTGERSCFHRDVDVVTPPPADILTEVYRVVCDRRDRPSEASYTSKLFAGGDNKILKKIGEEAAEVVMACKDDDADGLAGEAADLFFHTLVALAQHNVDLRSVYRKLQERRR, from the coding sequence ATGGCTCCTCTGTCTCTGTCGCTGCCGCTTGATCAACTCCGTTTTGACGAGCGAGGACTCCTGCCAGCGATCGCCCAAGATTACTTGGACGGCACCGTGTTGATGTTGGCCTGGATGAATCGAGAGGCGTTAGAGAAAACGCTAGAAACGGGCGAGGTTTGGTATTGGAGCCGATCGCGTCAGGAACTGTGGCACAAGGGTGCGACTTCCGGCCATTTTCAGAAATTACAAGCGATTCGCTACGACTGTGACAGTGATGCCCTGCTGCTGACGATCGAGCAGATTGGAGACATTGCTTGTCACACCGGTGAGCGTAGCTGCTTCCATCGCGATGTAGACGTTGTGACGCCACCACCTGCCGATATCCTCACGGAGGTCTATCGGGTTGTTTGCGATCGCCGCGATCGCCCCAGCGAAGCTTCCTATACCAGCAAGCTATTTGCGGGTGGCGACAATAAAATCCTCAAAAAAATTGGTGAGGAAGCCGCTGAAGTGGTGATGGCCTGCAAAGACGATGACGCCGATGGTCTAGCGGGTGAAGCGGCAGACTTGTTCTTCCACACGCTGGTGGCACTCGCTCAGCACAACGTTGATCTGCGCTCGGTCTATCGCAAGTTGCAAGAGCGTCGCCGTTAG
- the mtnC gene encoding acireductone synthase has translation MPLPVSITTLLLDIEGTTTPVDFVFKVLFPYARDRVADFLATQGADPEVQADLDLLRQEYAQEAAAELPDWAGEDAIAAVPYIQWLIDSDRKSTGLKSLQGKIWEQGYVSGEIKGQLFADVLPAFQRWQAAGLAIAIFSSGSVQAQQLLFGYSEAGDLSPHLSGYFDTRTGPKREAASYGAIAAQLGKAPAQVLFVSDIPAELEAAATAGFQTRLSLRPGNATVEIGDWTTIHSFDEL, from the coding sequence ATGCCTCTTCCTGTTTCAATCACCACGCTGCTGCTCGACATTGAAGGCACAACGACACCCGTCGATTTTGTCTTCAAGGTGCTGTTCCCCTACGCCCGCGATCGCGTTGCCGACTTCTTAGCAACTCAGGGTGCGGATCCCGAGGTTCAAGCCGACCTCGACTTGCTGCGGCAGGAATACGCGCAGGAGGCCGCCGCCGAACTTCCTGATTGGGCTGGGGAAGACGCGATCGCCGCAGTACCCTACATCCAGTGGCTAATCGACAGCGATCGCAAATCGACAGGGCTGAAGTCCTTGCAAGGCAAGATCTGGGAGCAGGGCTACGTCAGCGGCGAGATTAAAGGGCAACTCTTTGCCGATGTACTGCCAGCTTTTCAGCGTTGGCAAGCGGCCGGACTGGCGATCGCAATTTTCTCCTCCGGTAGCGTCCAAGCCCAGCAACTGCTCTTTGGCTACAGCGAAGCTGGCGACCTCAGCCCTCATCTCAGCGGTTATTTCGACACTCGGACTGGCCCCAAACGGGAGGCAGCAAGTTACGGCGCGATCGCGGCGCAACTCGGGAAAGCGCCGGCGCAAGTTCTATTTGTCTCAGATATTCCAGCAGAACTTGAGGCTGCGGCAACAGCTGGCTTCCAGACCCGCCTGTCTCTACGACCGGGCAATGCTACTGTCGAAATCGGTGACTGGACGACAATTCACAGCTTCGATGAGCTGTAG
- the mtnB gene encoding methylthioribulose 1-phosphate dehydratase, translating to MLSSSDPRQALSWVIQDLHKRGWATGTGGNFSLVTRRDPLRLLMAPSGVDKGLVQPDELIEVDAKSQVVTGNGKASAETLLHLAIIQQTGAASVLHTHSPIATLLSRRAEVTGAIAFSGYEMQKGLEGITTHETEVHLPVFPNDQDMAALSQAVLPQLQAAPPWGVLIAGHGLYAWGNSLFAARRHVEILEFLLELHYRELTLLPH from the coding sequence ATGCTCAGTTCTTCTGACCCACGCCAAGCCCTCAGTTGGGTGATTCAAGACCTACACAAACGAGGCTGGGCCACAGGCACCGGTGGCAACTTTAGTCTGGTCACGCGCCGCGATCCACTCCGGTTGCTGATGGCTCCTAGTGGGGTCGATAAAGGACTCGTGCAGCCCGATGAACTAATTGAAGTGGACGCCAAAAGTCAGGTGGTAACAGGCAATGGCAAAGCTTCAGCAGAAACACTACTGCATCTAGCGATCATTCAGCAAACAGGCGCAGCCTCAGTGCTCCACACCCATTCCCCGATCGCGACTCTACTCTCGCGGCGAGCGGAAGTTACTGGCGCGATCGCCTTCTCCGGCTACGAAATGCAGAAGGGGCTGGAGGGCATCACCACTCACGAGACTGAAGTTCACCTGCCGGTGTTTCCCAACGATCAAGATATGGCAGCCCTCAGCCAGGCTGTCCTACCGCAGCTCCAAGCTGCACCACCCTGGGGCGTGTTGATTGCAGGCCACGGCCTCTATGCCTGGGGCAATAGTCTGTTTGCGGCGCGGCGACATGTTGAGATCCTAGAATTCCTGCTGGAACTGCACTACCGCGAGCTCACTCTCCTTCCTCACTAA
- the mtnA gene encoding S-methyl-5-thioribose-1-phosphate isomerase — protein MSPFQSLLWTGSQLRLLDQRSLPQETQYRYYDTAAGVAQAIQDMVVRGAPAIGVAAAFGLVLTSQQSAMTDSADLRAQLAIAAETLKAARPTAVNLAWAVDRMLAAIANPDLEAAAIHATLLAAAQQLYDEDVAVNRQIGLNAQALIPQQANVIHHCNTGALATVDYGTALGIIRIAHEQGKQIHAYLDETRPRLQGANLSAFELQAYGVPHTVIVDGASGFLMRQQQIDCCLVGCDRVTANGDVANKIGTYNLALAAKAHGVPFYVACPISTIDRSLATGAEIEIEERDGREITEIRGQAIAPAGTKTWNPAFDITPAELVTAIITERGILYPPYGQALEQVLINPG, from the coding sequence ATGAGCCCCTTTCAAAGCCTTCTGTGGACGGGTAGCCAACTCCGACTACTCGATCAGCGATCGCTCCCACAGGAAACTCAGTATCGGTACTACGACACGGCGGCAGGGGTCGCTCAGGCGATTCAAGACATGGTGGTGCGAGGGGCGCCGGCGATCGGGGTGGCTGCAGCTTTTGGTTTGGTTCTGACCAGCCAGCAGAGTGCAATGACCGATTCTGCAGACTTGCGGGCACAACTGGCGATCGCAGCGGAGACCCTGAAAGCAGCACGCCCGACTGCCGTCAATTTGGCTTGGGCCGTTGACCGGATGTTAGCGGCGATCGCAAATCCTGATTTAGAGGCGGCGGCGATTCATGCCACGCTGCTAGCGGCGGCACAGCAGCTCTACGACGAGGATGTGGCGGTCAATCGTCAAATTGGCCTGAATGCGCAGGCGCTGATTCCGCAGCAAGCCAACGTCATTCACCATTGCAATACCGGCGCTTTGGCTACGGTGGACTACGGCACTGCCTTGGGTATCATCCGCATTGCCCACGAGCAGGGTAAGCAGATTCATGCCTATCTTGATGAGACTCGTCCGCGCCTACAAGGTGCCAACCTTTCGGCCTTCGAATTGCAGGCTTACGGTGTGCCCCACACAGTCATTGTCGATGGGGCTTCTGGATTTTTGATGCGACAGCAGCAGATTGATTGCTGTCTAGTTGGTTGCGATCGCGTCACGGCTAACGGTGATGTGGCTAACAAGATCGGCACCTACAATTTGGCACTAGCAGCGAAGGCGCATGGTGTGCCTTTCTACGTGGCCTGCCCAATCAGCACGATCGATCGCAGTTTAGCGACAGGCGCTGAAATTGAAATTGAGGAGCGGGACGGTCGAGAAATTACCGAAATTCGAGGTCAGGCGATCGCGCCTGCTGGAACAAAGACTTGGAATCCAGCCTTTGACATCACGCCTGCAGAACTGGTGACAGCAATCATCACCGAGCGCGGGATTCTCTATCCACCCTACGGCCAGGCACTTGAACAAGTGTTAATCAATCCAGGTTAG
- the mscL gene encoding large conductance mechanosensitive channel protein MscL, translating to MTSRRGRAVGFIRDFQAFILKGNVVELAVAVIIGGAFNKIVSSFVGDLVMPLVNPLIPGGDWRTAVIGPGLKIGSFAGSVIDFLIIAFVLYLAIRAIERFKRKEEAVVAAAEPDVQQQMLATLERIADNLEAR from the coding sequence ATGACTTCTCGTCGTGGGCGAGCTGTTGGCTTTATTCGTGATTTTCAAGCGTTTATTCTCAAGGGCAATGTTGTCGAATTGGCAGTCGCCGTGATTATTGGCGGTGCTTTCAATAAGATTGTGAGCTCTTTTGTGGGCGATTTAGTGATGCCACTTGTCAATCCCCTGATTCCAGGAGGAGACTGGCGAACAGCAGTCATTGGCCCCGGACTCAAAATCGGCAGCTTTGCTGGGTCGGTCATTGATTTTCTGATCATTGCCTTTGTTCTCTACCTTGCCATCCGAGCGATCGAGCGCTTCAAGCGCAAGGAAGAAGCTGTTGTAGCAGCCGCAGAACCGGATGTTCAACAGCAAATGTTGGCAACACTTGAGCGAATTGCAGACAACCTCGAAGCTCGTTAA
- a CDS encoding TMEM165/GDT1 family protein, producing MNIPSLLAIDPNFLKGFTSGLIFISIAELGDKTFLIAALLAMRHRRRWVLLGTVLALALMTILSVAIGQLANQLLPETWVRWAEVAFFAIFGLKLWRDSLGMPQVGDSAEEEEAEELVLGAEAKLGKQVTVFTVVSEAFSLVFVAEWGDRTQFTTMALAAAGNAWGVALGAILGHAIVAVIAVNVGRWVSRHISERVLTQISAGLFLLFAAIALWGIVSK from the coding sequence GTGAACATCCCTTCCTTACTGGCGATCGATCCTAATTTTCTCAAAGGCTTTACGAGTGGCCTCATTTTTATCAGCATTGCTGAATTAGGGGATAAGACATTTCTGATTGCAGCTCTGCTAGCGATGCGTCACCGTCGCCGTTGGGTGCTGTTGGGAACGGTGCTGGCTTTGGCCTTGATGACCATCTTATCGGTGGCGATCGGACAGTTGGCCAACCAACTCTTGCCTGAGACTTGGGTGCGTTGGGCTGAAGTGGCCTTTTTTGCAATTTTTGGCCTGAAGCTTTGGCGAGATTCCTTGGGGATGCCCCAGGTCGGAGACAGTGCAGAGGAGGAAGAAGCTGAAGAATTGGTGCTGGGGGCTGAAGCCAAGCTCGGGAAGCAGGTGACAGTTTTTACAGTCGTTTCAGAAGCTTTTAGCCTTGTTTTTGTGGCGGAATGGGGCGATCGCACCCAATTCACAACGATGGCGTTAGCAGCGGCTGGCAATGCTTGGGGTGTTGCCCTGGGTGCCATTTTGGGACACGCGATTGTTGCTGTCATCGCCGTTAATGTCGGCCGTTGGGTCAGTCGTCATATTTCTGAGCGAGTCTTGACCCAAATTAGTGCTGGGTTATTTTTACTTTTTGCTGCGATTGCCTTGTGGGGCATTGTGTCGAAATAA
- a CDS encoding cation diffusion facilitator family transporter — MAKNRHQQVRYVLLLTLALNLLVVVIKAGVGLFTGSLSLLADALHSVTDSVNNILGLLTNQLSAAEPDRDHPYGHHKYEAIGALGIAAFLGITCFEIIRGAIERLITPGDPITITSTDLWLLLIVLGVNIYVAFYERSVGKRLGSQILIADAYHTMSDIWITIVVLIGLLGIRFFNLQWLDIVLSLPVAVLVLRSSWIVLKSNLPWLVDEIAVAPEAIHQVVTSVPGVVNCHDIASRGLLGRQIFVDMHLIVDAPDVLTAHQITEAVEARLAERYAPIRVTIHVEPPNYQSTQITYGSDTQNA, encoded by the coding sequence ATGGCAAAGAATCGTCACCAGCAAGTTCGATATGTTCTCTTGCTGACACTTGCTCTCAACCTTTTGGTTGTGGTGATCAAAGCTGGAGTTGGCCTATTTACAGGCTCACTAAGCCTCTTGGCAGACGCTCTGCATAGCGTGACAGATAGTGTCAATAATATCCTGGGCTTGTTGACGAATCAGCTCTCTGCCGCAGAACCCGATCGCGATCATCCCTACGGCCATCACAAATACGAAGCCATCGGTGCTTTGGGGATTGCTGCTTTTCTAGGGATCACCTGTTTTGAAATTATTCGGGGGGCGATCGAACGACTGATTACTCCCGGCGATCCCATCACAATTACCTCCACTGATCTATGGCTACTACTCATTGTTTTAGGAGTTAATATCTACGTTGCTTTCTATGAGCGATCAGTTGGTAAACGCCTCGGCAGTCAAATCTTGATTGCTGACGCCTATCACACGATGAGCGACATTTGGATTACGATCGTTGTCTTGATAGGGCTGCTTGGAATTCGCTTCTTTAACTTGCAGTGGCTTGATATTGTCCTGTCACTCCCTGTTGCTGTCCTCGTGCTGCGTAGTAGCTGGATCGTACTCAAGAGCAATTTGCCTTGGCTGGTGGATGAAATTGCGGTTGCCCCTGAAGCCATTCACCAAGTGGTGACCAGTGTGCCTGGGGTGGTCAATTGTCATGACATTGCCTCTCGGGGACTATTGGGTCGCCAAATCTTTGTGGATATGCATCTGATTGTCGATGCACCCGATGTTTTAACCGCCCACCAAATTACTGAGGCAGTCGAGGCGAGACTCGCAGAACGCTACGCCCCCATCCGCGTTACCATTCATGTCGAGCCACCCAACTACCAATCCACCCAAATCACCTATGGCTCTGATACACAAAATGCTTGA